In candidate division KSB1 bacterium, a single genomic region encodes these proteins:
- a CDS encoding STAS domain-containing protein, producing MIKITDETIDKVAVCKIEGKLAGLDGKGKIQEKVKDLIDSKIVNIVLDLTKVNWIDSTGLGELIASLSSTKNKDGNLVLANLQGPVQSLLKMTNLNQIFDIYENVEEALDKLKK from the coding sequence ATGATCAAAATTACTGATGAGACAATCGATAAAGTTGCAGTTTGCAAGATTGAAGGTAAACTAGCCGGCCTTGATGGTAAAGGCAAAATTCAGGAGAAAGTAAAAGACCTGATTGACAGTAAGATTGTAAATATTGTTCTCGATTTAACAAAGGTAAACTGGATAGACAGCACAGGCTTGGGGGAATTAATTGCCTCGCTATCGTCCACCAAGAACAAAGATGGCAACCTTGTTTTGGCAAATCTTCAAGGCCCGGTTCAAAGCTTGCTGAAAATGACCAACCTGAACCAGATTTTTGATATTTATGAAAATGTCGAAGAGGCTTTGGATAAACTAAAAAAATAG
- a CDS encoding GNAT family N-acetyltransferase, giving the protein MQKEDLQEVNLLLSKAFTHARIQQGYREGRVPLCRKEFLELYFAANSSGCFVIEKKHRIISFCFTRLWGTVSWLGPLSVDPSEEGQGYGKKIVLAAVESLKASGAKTIGLELAANSARNLAFYTKLGFEPRGLVIDVIKKVSGERQPLKVTEFEKIMYSEIPPQKRTPLLEEARKFWQQMEPGLDYTRELDLLTDFKFGDACFIMKPDRMIGFILAHTQTYSQEEERRFIKINALQMSSQMTVETLNVFIEVIENWALSEKLSAIYLRIPTQQNNVLSYLLSREFKVLHNELRMTLTGYGQRADSTSINFSKWE; this is encoded by the coding sequence ATGCAAAAGGAGGATTTACAAGAAGTCAATCTACTCCTTTCCAAGGCTTTTACTCATGCGCGAATTCAGCAAGGGTATCGTGAGGGTAGAGTCCCCCTGTGCCGGAAAGAATTTTTGGAGTTGTACTTTGCAGCTAACTCATCTGGTTGTTTTGTCATCGAAAAAAAACACCGGATAATTTCTTTTTGTTTTACCCGTTTGTGGGGAACGGTAAGCTGGCTCGGGCCCTTGAGCGTCGATCCCTCGGAAGAAGGTCAAGGATATGGAAAAAAAATAGTTTTGGCTGCAGTAGAGAGTTTAAAAGCTTCCGGCGCCAAAACCATTGGACTCGAATTGGCCGCAAACTCTGCCAGAAATTTAGCTTTTTACACAAAGCTCGGGTTTGAGCCACGAGGACTTGTCATTGATGTTATTAAAAAAGTTTCAGGGGAACGGCAACCTTTAAAAGTGACTGAATTCGAAAAAATTATGTATAGTGAAATCCCTCCGCAGAAACGAACTCCTCTTTTAGAAGAAGCCAGAAAATTTTGGCAGCAGATGGAACCAGGACTGGATTACACTAGAGAGCTCGATCTTCTCACCGATTTTAAGTTTGGCGATGCTTGTTTTATCATGAAACCCGATCGCATGATCGGTTTTATTTTAGCTCACACCCAGACTTATTCTCAGGAAGAAGAACGCCGTTTCATCAAAATCAATGCTTTGCAAATGTCTTCGCAAATGACCGTTGAAACCCTGAATGTTTTTATCGAGGTAATTGAAAACTGGGCGCTTTCCGAAAAATTATCGGCTATTTATCTAAGGATTCCAACCCAACAGAATAATGTCTTGTCATATCTTTTATCGAGAGAATTTAAGGTGTTGCATAATGAGCTTCGCATGACGTTGACAGGTTATGGCCAGCGGGCTGACTCAACATCGATAAATTTCAGCAAATGGGAATGA